The Thermococcus celericrescens genomic interval AGAGCGACCGGCTTGAGCTTCTCGCCCTTCCACTCGAGGGCGTGGTACTTGAGCTTCTGGGCCACTTCGATTGCTATCACGTGTGCCTTCCTCTGGTCCATTCCGGCGTGGGCTATGGTGACGCCCTGGTAGTAGATGTCCGCCACCTGCATCGCAGGGTAGATTAGCTTGGCGAAGTCTATGGCCTCACCCATCTGGCGGCCCATGATGGTTATGGAGCGCATCATTCTCGCGAGGGTGACGTTCTTGGAGATGTCTATAACCGTCTGCCAGTAGTCGCCCTTCTCCAGTATCTCGCTCGCGAGAACGAACTCGACATTGTCCGGGTCGCCGCCCATGACCTTTATGCTCTGCTTCATGCCCTCCTTGAAGTAGCTAAGCGCGACCTTCTGGATGACCCCGAGGTCTCCACCGAGCTTATCGTTTATCCAGCTGTGCCAGTCCGCTAAGAAAATCCTCGTCTTGATTCCAGCCTTCTGAAGGTCGGCTATCTTCGCTCCCGCCATGAGTCCGGTTCCGAGGTGAATGTAACCGCTTATCTCAAATCCTATGTAGTGCTGCATTGGAACGCCGACTTCGAGCAGGTGCCTGAGGTTCTCCGCGGTCAGGAGCTCTTCCGTGGGTTTTCTATTTATAAGTTGAATCTTCCCATCTATGTCCATCGCTACCACCTGAGCCAGAAACGGCGGAAGGCTTTAAGGGTTTTACTGCCGGGGGAAAGGAACTCACTGCAGGGCTTCAAAGTTTAACAGGGCCGAAAAACTTTCCAATTCATAAGATTTATAACTCCATCAGCCTTAGATAACCTGGTGATATCATGAAGAGGGCTGCAATAATACTGGCTGCCTTTGTGATCTTTGGTGTTTTTGGTTTTGCCATGGCCAGCGCTACGACCGTCGGTGTTGACCTCTCCCACGGCGAGAGCGACAAGGGTCTGGCAGTTCTGGCCGACAAGGACGGCAACGTTCTCGCTGAGGGAATGATAAAGACCATCAGCGACGTCAGCTGGGCTTACATTGGACCGGCGGAGAAGGCTGACGAGCTTGGAATCCCGCAGCTCGGTGACACGATAACCTACGACGCCATCAAGGACGTGGACTTCCTTATCCTCGGCCAGCCGACCCAGGCTTTCAGCCCGGATGAGGTTCAGGCCATCGTCCAGTGGTGGAACGACGGAAACAGGATCCTCTGGGTTGCAGGCGATTCCGACTACGGTGACGGCCCGCAGAGGATCGACTTCGTGAACACCATTCTCGACGCCATCGGTGCCAACCTCAGGCTCGACCAGTGCTCCGCTGAGGACGCCACCAGCAACGCCGGTGCCGGCTACCGTGTCGTCGGTCTCGTCAACCCTGACAGCGGAACCCCCGACAAGGACATGCTCACCAAGGACTTCAAGAACGGCGGCAAGGTCCTCTTCCACGGACCGGGTGTCGTTGCTTACGTCGATGAGAACGGCAACTGGCAGAGCCTCCACGGCGGAATAGCAGAGGGGATATACATCATCGTGACCACCAGCGCCGACGGTCAGATCGTTGAGAACACTGACCCGGCGGCCCAGGCCTATACCGCCGGCGACACCGGTGAGTTCCCGCTCATGGCTGTCCAGCTCTTTGAGGACAAGAAGAACATCCTCGTTGTCAGCGGCGAGACCCCCTACGGCGGCTACGAGCCCATGTGGAGCCCGACCTACCACGGCGTTGACCTCGACGGCCCGCAGTTCGTCACCAACTTCATCCACTGGGCCATCAGCGTCCAGCAGAACCTCGGCAAGGAGGAAGGTGGCGGAAGCACCTGCGGTCCGGCGGCTCTGATCGGTCTCGCCCTCATACCGCTTGCCCTCTACAGGAGGAGGAAGTGATCTCCTCCATTTTTTGCTTGTTGAACCATTAATTTTTTATTAAGTTTCTCGAACCACCCACGATTGACATAACCAGGTGATAAACCATGAAGAAGCCCGTGGCAATTGGCTTTATCCTGCTTCTTGCCCTCAGCGTCGTGGCCAGCGGCTGCATAAGCGGAGGAAACGACGATGGAACCTCCGGAATAACCCTTGTCATCGTCACCAGACACGACGCGACCATACAATACATGGTCAAGCAGACCTTCCTCCAGAGCGATGTCGCCAAGCAGTATAACATCGAGGACATCAAGTTCATCAAGGTTCCGGAGAGCCTCTGGCCCAGCTACATAGACAAAGGAGCCGACGTTGGCTGGGGAGGAGGTCCCACACTCTTTGACGACCTCTACAAGGCCAACTACCTCGCCCCGATAACCGACGAAAAGGTTCTCGGCCTCCTCGGAAATCCGATTCCCACCGAGCTGGCAGGAATGCCGATGATAAGAAAGGACGGTGATAAGGTCTACTGGGTCGCCGCGGCCCTTTCGTCATTCGGATTCACTGTGAACAAGAAGCAGCTCGAGAAGTGGAACCTTCAGATACCGAACAAGTGGGAGGACATCGCGAGTGAAGACTGGGCCCTCAACCCGCCGCAGTACGGAATAGCCGACCCAACCCGGAGCACCTCCAACACCAGGATATACCAGATAATCCTCCAGGCCTTCGGCTGGGAGGAGGGCTGGCGCATCATGACCCTCATCACGGCCAACTCCAAGGTTTACCTCGCCAGCGACGCCGTCAGGGACGCCGTTATCAACGGTGAGATAGCGGCAGGAAACACCATTGACTTCTACGGCTACACCGCCATGCAGCAGAACCCCGACTGTCTCTACGTCGTCCCGAAGGGA includes:
- a CDS encoding CGP-CTERM sorting domain-containing protein — its product is MKRAAIILAAFVIFGVFGFAMASATTVGVDLSHGESDKGLAVLADKDGNVLAEGMIKTISDVSWAYIGPAEKADELGIPQLGDTITYDAIKDVDFLILGQPTQAFSPDEVQAIVQWWNDGNRILWVAGDSDYGDGPQRIDFVNTILDAIGANLRLDQCSAEDATSNAGAGYRVVGLVNPDSGTPDKDMLTKDFKNGGKVLFHGPGVVAYVDENGNWQSLHGGIAEGIYIIVTTSADGQIVENTDPAAQAYTAGDTGEFPLMAVQLFEDKKNILVVSGETPYGGYEPMWSPTYHGVDLDGPQFVTNFIHWAISVQQNLGKEEGGGSTCGPAALIGLALIPLALYRRRK
- a CDS encoding tyrosine--tRNA ligase, whose product is MDIDGKIQLINRKPTEELLTAENLRHLLEVGVPMQHYIGFEISGYIHLGTGLMAGAKIADLQKAGIKTRIFLADWHSWINDKLGGDLGVIQKVALSYFKEGMKQSIKVMGGDPDNVEFVLASEILEKGDYWQTVIDISKNVTLARMMRSITIMGRQMGEAIDFAKLIYPAMQVADIYYQGVTIAHAGMDQRKAHVIAIEVAQKLKYHALEWKGEKLKPVALHHHLLLGLQEPPVWPIESEEQFKELKTQMKMSKSKPYSAVFIHDTPEEIKQKLRKAFCPAKEVKYNPVLDWAEYIIFREEPTEFTIHRPAKFGGDVTYTTIEELKRDFAEGKLHPLDLKNAVAEYLIELLKPVREYFERNPEPLELMREIKITR
- a CDS encoding ABC transporter substrate-binding protein produces the protein MKKPVAIGFILLLALSVVASGCISGGNDDGTSGITLVIVTRHDATIQYMVKQTFLQSDVAKQYNIEDIKFIKVPESLWPSYIDKGADVGWGGGPTLFDDLYKANYLAPITDEKVLGLLGNPIPTELAGMPMIRKDGDKVYWVAAALSSFGFTVNKKQLEKWNLQIPNKWEDIASEDWALNPPQYGIADPTRSTSNTRIYQIILQAFGWEEGWRIMTLITANSKVYLASDAVRDAVINGEIAAGNTIDFYGYTAMQQNPDCLYVVPKGESIINGDPIALLKNAKHPEAAQAFIYWVLTEGQAVWMSPDVNRLPINPQIFDMTITKPYADVIFKGQNEGKTYGEARPALEKAYDDAIHAEGIEFDDKRALETVSALQYYFKATLVDPNQKLHDAWVAIVQAYKNGKITKEQFEQLKDELTAPIEFKDPETGQTVTFTEEYAKKINDRIVKDRNFQDQLVQEWRQGAMDKYQKVLDDLNSMLG